One window from the genome of Streptomyces sp. WZ-12 encodes:
- a CDS encoding ABC transporter transmembrane domain-containing protein produces MRIRDLPHPDPGVPDVRSGGRFLAWLCRQQRGGLLKALFWGLVHMGSLAAFPLPVGLAVQAAVDGRGSRLVLAGGVLALLGTAVAVSDIMLHRASVTNWIVTVARMQQLLSRKTAELGGAMTRRVAAGEIVAVSTGDLERIGWFVEALSRFTAALVASVGVCLALVGYQPTLGLIVALGTPVLALAVLPLLPPATRRADDQRDKAGRATELASDTVAGLRVLRGIGGEDLFLGRYRDASQEVRRAAVRSARMWSLISAVQVALPGLLLIAVVWYGVRLALDGSIAIGELVTVYGAVSFLLYPLRHFEEVTMSWSFSLPSAGRTARVLALSRPVEGRLTAAEPPTGDLHDPVSGLTARAGQLTAVVCGDPDAAGRLADRLGGHPLHTAPPPRPDLPPDLGADTGTDVEAGIEAEADAVAATNPAPTAGEPTPPRHGAGRRDTDQTVPDHHDPARLDTVNSPVERDSSPSVALGGTPLDDLPRDTARAAVLVQDKDPVLLSGTLGELLDVPASGRVTATAALDAAHCADVLAALARASADDRADPMRSRLTERGRSLSGGQRQRLALARSLVADPEVLVLDEPTSAVDAHTEARVADGLRDIRTGRTTVVLTSSPLLLDRADQVVFVQGGKVAGEAPHRELLVTHPEYRAVVTREPDPAPVASAPRAEPTIEETA; encoded by the coding sequence ATGCGCATTCGTGACCTACCCCATCCCGACCCCGGCGTCCCGGACGTCCGCAGCGGCGGCCGATTCCTCGCCTGGCTGTGCCGGCAACAGCGCGGCGGGTTGCTCAAGGCCCTCTTCTGGGGGCTGGTGCACATGGGTTCGCTGGCCGCCTTCCCGCTGCCGGTGGGCCTGGCCGTACAGGCCGCGGTCGACGGCCGCGGCTCCCGACTGGTGCTGGCGGGCGGGGTGTTGGCGCTGCTCGGCACCGCGGTCGCGGTCAGCGACATCATGCTGCACCGCGCGTCCGTGACCAACTGGATCGTCACGGTGGCCCGGATGCAGCAACTGCTCAGCCGCAAGACCGCGGAGCTGGGCGGGGCGATGACCCGACGGGTGGCCGCCGGCGAGATCGTGGCCGTCAGCACCGGTGACCTGGAGCGCATCGGCTGGTTCGTCGAGGCGCTCTCGCGGTTCACCGCGGCGCTGGTGGCCTCGGTCGGCGTCTGCCTGGCGCTCGTCGGCTACCAGCCCACACTCGGCCTCATCGTCGCCCTCGGCACGCCCGTCCTGGCACTGGCCGTGCTGCCGCTGCTGCCGCCGGCCACCCGCCGGGCCGACGACCAGCGCGACAAGGCCGGGCGGGCCACCGAACTCGCCTCCGACACCGTCGCCGGACTCCGGGTGCTGCGCGGCATCGGCGGCGAGGACCTCTTCCTCGGCCGCTACCGCGACGCCTCCCAGGAGGTCCGCCGGGCCGCCGTCCGCAGCGCCCGCATGTGGTCGCTGATCTCGGCCGTCCAGGTCGCGCTGCCGGGCCTGTTGCTGATCGCGGTGGTCTGGTACGGCGTCCGCCTCGCGCTCGACGGCAGCATCGCCATCGGCGAACTCGTCACCGTCTACGGCGCGGTGTCCTTCCTGCTGTACCCGCTGCGCCACTTCGAAGAGGTCACGATGTCCTGGTCGTTCTCCCTCCCCTCGGCGGGACGCACGGCCCGCGTGCTGGCGCTGAGCCGGCCGGTGGAGGGCCGGCTGACCGCCGCGGAGCCGCCCACCGGCGACCTGCACGACCCGGTGAGCGGACTGACCGCCCGGGCCGGGCAGTTGACCGCCGTGGTCTGCGGCGACCCGGACGCCGCCGGCCGGCTCGCCGACCGGCTCGGCGGCCACCCGCTGCACACCGCCCCGCCCCCGCGCCCGGATCTCCCTCCTGACCTCGGCGCCGACACCGGCACTGACGTCGAGGCCGGCATCGAGGCCGAGGCTGACGCCGTCGCAGCCACGAACCCCGCTCCAACGGCCGGCGAACCGACCCCGCCGCGCCACGGAGCAGGCCGACGCGACACGGACCAGACCGTCCCGGACCACCACGACCCGGCCCGCCTCGACACCGTCAACTCCCCCGTAGAACGGGACAGTTCGCCCTCCGTCGCGCTCGGCGGCACCCCGCTGGACGACCTCCCCCGCGACACCGCCCGGGCCGCGGTGCTCGTCCAGGACAAGGACCCGGTACTGCTCTCCGGGACGCTCGGGGAACTCCTCGACGTCCCGGCGTCCGGCCGGGTGACCGCCACCGCGGCGCTCGACGCGGCCCACTGCGCCGATGTACTGGCCGCGTTGGCCCGGGCGTCCGCCGACGACCGCGCCGACCCGATGCGCAGCCGCCTCACCGAACGCGGCCGGTCGCTCTCCGGCGGCCAGCGCCAGCGCCTGGCCCTGGCCCGCTCGCTGGTCGCCGACCCCGAGGTGCTGGTGCTGGACGAGCCGACCAGCGCGGTCGACGCCCACACCGAGGCCCGGGTCGCGGACGGTCTGCGGGATATCAGGACGGGCCGCACGACCGTGGTCCTCACCTCCAGCCCGCTGCTCCTGGACCGCGCCGACCAGGTGGTGTTCGTCCAGGGCGGCAAGGTCGCCGGCGAGGCCCCGCACCGCGAACTGCTCGTCACCCACCCCGAATACCGCGCCGTCGTCACCCGCGAACCCGACCCCGCCCCCGTCGCGTCGGCGCCCCGCGCCGAACCCACCATCGAGGAGACCGCATGA
- a CDS encoding cation:dicarboxylate symporter family transporter, which translates to MPHATGTLVRRAGRLLRTSLFAQVLLALLLGVLVGRLWPQAGGSLQPLGDGFVRLIKAVISPLVFCVVVAGITKAGDLKSFGRIGVKALIWFEVATSAALVVGLLAGNVFAPGAGMHIDPATLDKGAVNAQTGGGKLPSAAQFVLEALPNSAVGAFAENSLLQVLVLACLVGAALLHLGQQRVPQVLPLIEQTQDVVFTIVGYLMRLAPLAVFGATAHLVAQYGLGAMSTYGKLIAVCYGVALVFLVLLGLALKAVTGLSLWRFVRYTREELLLALGTGSSETVMPRMMQKLRAAGCRDDAVGLVLPTGYSFNLDGASIYLSVGTLFIAQAIGVHLSLGQQLTVVLVLMLTSKGMAGVPGSAFLALSATASALGVIPAAAVALLLGVDRLMDSMRVATNLLGNCVAVFAVSRWEGALDRVTAKQVLAGAAPAGRSPATPAPAGQEEPDGTAVAPGEQ; encoded by the coding sequence GTGCCGCACGCCACCGGAACCCTCGTCCGCCGCGCCGGACGACTGCTGCGCACCAGCCTGTTCGCCCAGGTCTTGCTCGCCCTGCTGCTCGGTGTCCTGGTAGGACGCCTCTGGCCGCAGGCGGGCGGCTCGCTCCAGCCGTTGGGCGACGGCTTCGTCCGCCTCATCAAGGCGGTGATCTCCCCGCTCGTCTTCTGCGTCGTGGTCGCCGGCATCACCAAAGCCGGCGACCTGAAGTCCTTCGGCCGGATCGGCGTCAAGGCCCTGATCTGGTTCGAGGTCGCGACCAGCGCCGCCCTGGTCGTGGGCCTGCTGGCGGGCAACGTCTTCGCGCCCGGCGCGGGGATGCACATCGATCCGGCCACGCTCGACAAGGGTGCGGTCAACGCCCAGACCGGCGGCGGAAAGCTGCCCTCCGCCGCCCAGTTCGTCCTGGAGGCGCTGCCGAACAGCGCGGTCGGCGCGTTCGCCGAGAACTCGCTGCTGCAAGTCCTGGTCCTGGCCTGCCTGGTGGGCGCGGCACTGCTGCACCTCGGGCAGCAGCGGGTGCCCCAGGTGCTGCCGCTGATCGAGCAGACCCAGGACGTGGTCTTCACCATCGTCGGCTACCTCATGCGCCTCGCCCCGCTCGCGGTCTTCGGGGCCACCGCCCACCTCGTCGCCCAATACGGGCTGGGCGCGATGTCCACGTACGGCAAGCTGATCGCGGTCTGCTACGGCGTCGCGCTGGTCTTCCTGGTCCTGCTGGGCCTCGCCCTCAAGGCCGTGACCGGGCTGAGCCTGTGGAGGTTCGTCCGCTACACCCGCGAGGAGCTGCTGCTGGCGCTGGGCACCGGATCGAGCGAGACGGTGATGCCCCGGATGATGCAGAAGCTGCGCGCCGCCGGCTGCCGGGACGACGCGGTGGGTCTGGTGCTGCCCACCGGCTACTCCTTCAACCTCGACGGCGCCTCCATCTACCTCTCCGTCGGCACCCTCTTCATCGCGCAGGCCATCGGCGTGCACCTCTCGCTCGGCCAGCAACTCACCGTCGTGCTGGTGCTGATGCTGACCAGCAAGGGCATGGCGGGGGTACCCGGTTCGGCGTTCCTGGCGCTCTCCGCGACCGCCTCCGCGCTGGGCGTCATCCCGGCCGCCGCGGTCGCCCTGCTGCTCGGCGTCGACCGGCTCATGGACTCGATGCGGGTGGCGACCAACCTGCTCGGCAACTGCGTCGCGGTCTTCGCGGTGTCCCGTTGGGAGGGTGCGCTGGACCGGGTGACGGCGAAGCAGGTACTGGCCGGCGCGGCCCCGGCCGGGCGGTCGCCGGCGACGCCCGCCCCCGCCGGCCAGGAGGAGCCGGACGGCACCGCCGTCGCGCCCGGCGAGCAGTGA
- a CDS encoding metal-dependent hydrolase — protein sequence MMGPAHSLSGAAAWLGVGAAAYGAGHPMPWPVLVSGALICAGAALAPDLDHKAATISRAFGPLSRWLCEVVDALSHAVYKATKMRGDANRSGGHRTLTHTWLWAVLVGGGMSLLATEGGRWAVLGILFVHMVLAIEGLLWRVARVSSDVLVWLLGATTAWILAQVMDEPGNGANWLFAGPGQEYLWLGLPIMLGALVHDIGDALTVSGCPILWPIPIGRKRWYPLGTPKPMRFRAGSWVEIKVLMPVFMLLGGIGALGALGYV from the coding sequence ATGATGGGACCGGCGCACTCGCTGTCGGGAGCCGCGGCCTGGCTGGGGGTGGGAGCGGCGGCCTACGGCGCAGGGCATCCGATGCCCTGGCCGGTCTTGGTCAGTGGTGCGCTGATCTGTGCCGGGGCCGCGCTCGCTCCGGACCTCGACCACAAGGCGGCCACCATCTCGCGCGCCTTCGGGCCGCTGTCGCGGTGGCTGTGCGAAGTGGTCGACGCCCTCTCGCACGCTGTTTACAAGGCGACCAAGATGCGCGGCGACGCGAACCGTTCCGGCGGGCACCGGACGCTGACCCACACCTGGCTGTGGGCGGTGCTGGTCGGTGGTGGCATGTCGCTGCTGGCCACGGAGGGTGGCCGCTGGGCGGTGCTCGGCATCCTCTTCGTGCACATGGTGCTCGCCATCGAAGGGCTGCTGTGGCGGGTGGCGCGGGTCTCCAGCGACGTGCTGGTGTGGCTGCTCGGCGCCACGACGGCCTGGATCCTGGCGCAGGTGATGGACGAGCCGGGCAACGGCGCGAACTGGCTGTTCGCCGGGCCGGGCCAGGAGTACCTCTGGCTGGGCCTGCCGATCATGTTGGGCGCGCTGGTGCACGACATCGGCGACGCGCTGACCGTCTCGGGCTGCCCGATCCTGTGGCCGATCCCGATAGGCCGGAAGCGGTGGTACCCGCTGGGCACACCCAAGCCGATGCGGTTCCGGGCCGGGAGCTGGGTGGAGATCAAGGTGCTGATGCCGGTGTTCATGCTGCTGGGCGGCATAGGGGCGTTGGGGGCCCTGGGCTACGTCTGA
- a CDS encoding roadblock/LC7 domain-containing protein produces the protein MALSSGLDWLLDDLTKRVELVRHALVLSNDGLVTGASQELAGADAEHLAAVASGLHSLAKGSALHFGVGRVRQTMIEYDDGVLFVTAAGDGSCLCVLAGADADMGQIAYEMTLLVNRVGEHLGVAARRPESYPQARSKH, from the coding sequence ATGGCACTGAGCAGCGGACTCGACTGGCTGCTGGACGACCTGACCAAGCGGGTCGAGTTGGTGCGGCACGCGTTGGTGCTGTCCAACGACGGGCTGGTGACCGGCGCGAGCCAGGAGCTGGCGGGGGCGGACGCCGAGCACCTCGCCGCGGTCGCCTCCGGACTGCACAGCCTCGCGAAGGGATCCGCGCTGCACTTCGGCGTCGGTCGGGTGCGGCAGACGATGATCGAGTATGACGACGGGGTGTTGTTCGTGACGGCGGCGGGGGACGGCAGTTGTCTGTGCGTGCTGGCCGGCGCCGACGCCGACATGGGCCAGATCGCCTACGAGATGACGCTGTTGGTCAACCGGGTCGGGGAGCACCTGGGCGTCGCGGCCCGCCGGCCGGAGAGTTATCCACAGGCCCGAAGCAAGCATTGA
- a CDS encoding DEAD/DEAH box helicase produces MTLIDHLPNTADPDALFEAFSGWAEQQGIALYPAQEEALIEVVSGANVVLSTPTGSGKSLVAAGAHFTALASDQVTFYTAPIKALVSEKFFDLCKLFGTENVGMLTGDASVNSDAPVICCTAEVLASIALRDGKHADIGQVVMDEFHFYAEPDRGWAWQIPLLELPQAQFVLMSATLGDMSRFEEDLTRRTGRPTSVVRSATRPVPLSYEYRTTAMTETLTELLETRQSPVYIVHFTQAAAVERAQALMSINMCTRAEKDEIAKLIGNFRFTTKFGRNLSRYVRHGIGVHHAGMLPKYRRLVEKLAQAGLLKVICGTDTLGVGVNVPIRTVLFTALTKYDGTRVRTLRAREFHQIAGRAGRAGFDTAGFVVAQAPEHVVENEKALAKAGDDPKKRRKVVRKKAPEGFVNWNENTFEKLIASDPEPLTSRFRVTHAMLLSVIARPGNAFEAMRRLLEDNHEPRRNQLRHIRRAIAIYRSLVDGGIVERLPEPDAEGRIVRLTVDLQQDFALNQPLSTFALAAFDLLDPESPSYALDMVSVVESTLDDPRQILAAQQNKARGEAVAQMKADGVEYEERMERLMDVEYPKPLDEVLSHAYGLYRKSHPWVGDHPLSPKSVIRDMYERAMTFTEFTSFYELARTEGIVLRYLASAYKALDHTVPDDLKSEDFQDIVAWLGEMVRQVDSSLLDEWEQLANPEVETAEQAAERADQVRPVTANARAFRVLVRNAMFRRVELAALDKVEELGEMDGESGWDADAWGEAMDAYWDEYEDLGTGPDARGPKLLQIEEDAEHGLWRVRQTFADPNGDHDWGISAEVDLAASDEEGRAVVRVAEVGQL; encoded by the coding sequence GTGACCCTCATCGATCATCTGCCGAACACCGCCGACCCCGACGCCCTCTTCGAAGCCTTTTCGGGCTGGGCCGAACAGCAGGGCATCGCGCTCTACCCTGCCCAGGAGGAGGCGCTGATCGAAGTGGTCTCGGGGGCGAACGTCGTGCTCTCCACCCCCACCGGCTCCGGCAAGAGCCTGGTGGCCGCCGGCGCGCACTTCACCGCCCTCGCAAGCGACCAGGTCACCTTCTACACCGCGCCGATCAAGGCGCTGGTCTCGGAGAAGTTCTTCGACCTGTGCAAGCTGTTCGGCACCGAGAACGTCGGGATGCTCACCGGCGACGCCTCCGTCAACTCCGACGCCCCGGTGATCTGCTGCACCGCCGAGGTGCTCGCCTCGATCGCGCTGCGTGACGGCAAGCACGCCGACATCGGCCAGGTCGTGATGGACGAGTTCCACTTCTACGCCGAACCGGACCGCGGCTGGGCCTGGCAGATCCCGCTGCTGGAGCTGCCGCAGGCGCAGTTCGTGCTGATGTCGGCGACGCTCGGCGACATGTCGCGCTTCGAGGAGGACCTGACCCGGCGCACCGGCCGGCCCACGTCGGTGGTCCGCTCCGCGACCCGCCCCGTGCCGCTGTCGTACGAGTACCGCACCACGGCGATGACGGAGACGCTGACCGAGCTGCTGGAGACCCGCCAGTCGCCGGTCTACATCGTGCACTTCACCCAGGCCGCCGCCGTGGAGCGGGCGCAGGCGCTGATGAGCATCAACATGTGCACCCGCGCCGAGAAGGACGAGATCGCCAAGCTGATCGGGAACTTCCGGTTCACCACCAAGTTCGGGCGGAACCTCTCGCGGTACGTCCGGCACGGCATCGGCGTGCACCACGCGGGCATGCTGCCGAAGTACCGACGGCTGGTGGAGAAGCTGGCGCAGGCGGGGCTGCTGAAGGTGATCTGCGGCACCGACACCCTTGGCGTGGGCGTCAACGTCCCCATCCGCACCGTGCTGTTCACCGCGCTGACCAAGTACGACGGGACGCGGGTGCGGACGCTGCGGGCGCGGGAGTTCCACCAGATCGCGGGCCGCGCCGGGCGGGCCGGCTTCGACACCGCCGGCTTCGTGGTGGCGCAGGCGCCCGAGCACGTGGTGGAGAACGAGAAGGCGCTGGCCAAGGCGGGCGACGATCCGAAGAAGCGCCGCAAGGTGGTCCGCAAGAAGGCGCCGGAGGGCTTCGTCAACTGGAACGAGAACACCTTCGAGAAGCTGATCGCCTCCGATCCGGAGCCGCTCACGTCCCGTTTCCGGGTGACGCACGCGATGCTGCTGTCGGTGATCGCCCGGCCGGGCAATGCCTTCGAGGCGATGCGGCGGCTGTTGGAGGACAACCACGAGCCGCGCCGGAACCAACTGCGCCACATCCGCCGCGCGATCGCGATCTACCGCTCCCTCGTGGACGGCGGCATCGTCGAACGGCTCCCGGAGCCGGACGCGGAGGGCCGGATCGTCCGGCTCACCGTGGACCTCCAGCAGGACTTCGCGCTCAACCAGCCGCTGTCGACGTTCGCGCTGGCCGCCTTCGACCTGCTCGACCCCGAATCCCCCTCCTACGCCCTGGACATGGTCTCGGTGGTGGAGTCGACGCTGGACGACCCCCGGCAGATCCTGGCCGCACAGCAGAACAAGGCGCGCGGCGAGGCGGTCGCGCAGATGAAGGCCGACGGCGTCGAGTACGAGGAGCGCATGGAGCGCCTCATGGACGTCGAGTACCCCAAGCCGCTGGACGAGGTGCTGTCGCACGCCTACGGCCTCTACCGCAAGAGCCACCCGTGGGTCGGCGACCACCCGCTGTCGCCGAAGTCGGTCATCCGCGACATGTACGAACGCGCCATGACCTTCACGGAGTTCACCTCCTTCTACGAGCTGGCGCGCACCGAGGGCATCGTGCTGCGCTACCTCGCCAGCGCGTACAAGGCGCTGGACCACACCGTGCCCGACGACCTGAAGTCGGAGGACTTCCAGGACATCGTGGCCTGGCTCGGCGAGATGGTCCGGCAGGTCGACTCCAGCCTGCTGGACGAGTGGGAGCAGTTGGCCAACCCGGAAGTGGAGACGGCGGAGCAGGCGGCCGAGCGCGCCGACCAGGTCCGGCCGGTCACCGCCAACGCCCGGGCGTTTCGCGTGCTGGTCCGCAACGCGATGTTCCGGCGGGTGGAGCTGGCGGCGCTGGACAAGGTCGAGGAACTCGGCGAGATGGACGGCGAGTCCGGCTGGGACGCCGACGCCTGGGGCGAGGCGATGGACGCCTACTGGGACGAGTACGAGGACCTGGGCACCGGCCCGGACGCCCGCGGCCCCAAGCTCCTGCAGATCGAGGAGGATGCCGAGCACGGGCTGTGGAGGGTGCGGCAGACTTTCGCCGACCCGAACGGTGACCACGACTGGGGCATCTCGGCCGAGGTGGACCTGGCCGCCTCCGACGAGGAGGGCCGCGCCGTCGTGCGGGTCGCCGAGGTGGGGCAGTTGTGA
- a CDS encoding acyl-CoA thioesterase, with protein MTTNPAEKLVDLLDLEQIEVNIFRGRSPQESLQRVFGGQVAGQALVAAGRTTDGDRPVHSLHAYFLRPGRPGVPIVYQVERVRDGRSFTTRRVVAVQQGRTIFNLTASFHKPEPGFEHQLPMHRALPDPEELPNVAEEVRAHLGGLPEALERMARRQPFDIRYVDRLRWTPEEIEGAEPRSAVWMRAVGPLGDDPLVHTCALTYASDMTLLDAVRIPIEPLWGPRGFDMASLDHAMWFHRPFRADEWFLYDQESPIATGGRGLARGRIYDRAGRLLVSVVQEGLFRTLGD; from the coding sequence GTGACGACGAATCCGGCCGAGAAACTGGTCGATCTGCTGGACCTCGAACAGATCGAGGTGAACATCTTCCGGGGCCGCAGCCCCCAGGAGAGCCTCCAGCGGGTCTTCGGCGGACAGGTCGCCGGCCAGGCGCTGGTGGCCGCCGGGCGGACGACGGACGGAGACCGCCCGGTCCACTCGCTGCACGCGTACTTCCTCCGGCCGGGCCGGCCGGGGGTGCCGATCGTGTACCAGGTCGAACGGGTCCGGGACGGGCGGTCGTTCACCACCCGTCGGGTCGTCGCCGTCCAGCAGGGACGCACGATCTTCAATCTGACCGCCTCCTTCCACAAGCCGGAACCCGGCTTCGAACACCAACTGCCGATGCACCGGGCGCTGCCCGACCCGGAGGAACTGCCCAACGTCGCGGAAGAGGTCCGCGCGCACCTGGGCGGTCTGCCCGAGGCGCTGGAGCGGATGGCGCGCCGACAGCCGTTCGACATCCGGTACGTCGACCGGTTGCGCTGGACGCCGGAGGAGATCGAGGGCGCGGAGCCGCGCAGCGCGGTCTGGATGCGCGCCGTCGGGCCGCTGGGCGATGACCCGTTGGTGCACACCTGCGCGCTGACCTACGCCAGCGATATGACGTTGCTGGACGCGGTCCGCATCCCGATCGAACCCCTGTGGGGCCCGCGCGGCTTCGACATGGCCTCCCTCGATCACGCGATGTGGTTCCACCGCCCGTTCCGCGCGGACGAGTGGTTCCTCTACGACCAGGAGTCCCCAATCGCCACCGGCGGCCGGGGCCTGGCGCGCGGCCGCATCTACGACCGCGCCGGCCGCCTGCTGGTCTCCGTCGTCCAGGAGGGGCTCTTCCGCACCTTGGGCGACTGA
- a CDS encoding ABC transporter ATP-binding protein, translated as MIGLAPPEQDAGTPPTAATLPVGSPATVRAYVGELIRRHRGPFTVLVTVNAVAVIASMVGPYLLGGLVEDLSAGRGGQIQLGRTIGLFALALIVQTVFVRMVRLRGAMLGERMLADLREDFLVRSVALPPGVLERAGTGDLLSRITTDIDRLAEAMREAVPQLSIGVVWIGLLIGGLTVTAPPLALSVLIALPVLCVGCRWYFKRAPAAYRSEAAGYAAVSAVLTESVDAGRTIEAHRMGARRIALSERRIRTWTQWERYTLSLRSVLFPVINVTHVLVLGAVVVLGGAFVLRGWLTPGQLTTGALLAQMLTEPVNLVLRWYDELQVAQVSIARLVGVREIEPEAADASAAPDGREVRAEDVTFGYRAGVDVLREVSLRVRPGSRVALVGPSGAGKSTLGRLLAGIYGPRAGSVSLGGTELSTMPTERVREHVALVNQEHHVFVGTLRDNLLLARTDAADAELWAALGAVDADAWAGALPGGLDAEVGSGGAALTPAQAQQIALARLVLADPHTLVLDEATSLLDPRAARQLERSLGKVLDGRTVVAIAHRLHTAHDADVIAVVEDGRISELGSHRELVAAGGAYAALWSSWHG; from the coding sequence ATGATCGGCCTGGCCCCGCCGGAGCAGGACGCCGGCACGCCACCGACCGCCGCCACCCTGCCGGTCGGCTCGCCGGCGACGGTCCGCGCCTATGTCGGCGAGCTGATCCGCCGGCACCGCGGGCCGTTCACCGTGCTGGTCACCGTCAACGCCGTCGCCGTGATCGCCTCGATGGTCGGGCCCTACCTCCTCGGCGGGCTGGTCGAGGACCTGTCGGCGGGCCGCGGCGGACAGATCCAACTCGGCCGCACCATCGGCCTGTTCGCCCTCGCGCTGATCGTCCAGACGGTCTTCGTCCGGATGGTGCGGCTGCGCGGTGCGATGCTCGGCGAGCGGATGTTGGCGGACCTGCGCGAGGACTTCCTGGTCCGGTCGGTGGCGCTGCCGCCGGGCGTACTGGAGCGGGCCGGCACCGGCGACCTGCTGTCCCGGATCACCACCGACATCGACCGGCTCGCCGAGGCGATGCGGGAGGCCGTGCCGCAACTGTCGATCGGCGTGGTGTGGATCGGGCTGCTGATCGGCGGGCTCACCGTCACCGCCCCGCCGCTCGCGCTGTCCGTGCTGATCGCGCTGCCGGTGCTGTGCGTGGGCTGCCGCTGGTACTTCAAGCGCGCGCCCGCCGCCTACCGCTCCGAGGCCGCCGGCTACGCCGCGGTCTCCGCCGTCCTCACCGAGTCCGTGGACGCCGGCCGCACCATCGAGGCGCACCGGATGGGCGCCCGCCGGATCGCCCTGTCCGAGCGCCGGATCCGCACCTGGACCCAGTGGGAGCGCTACACCCTCTCCCTGCGCTCGGTCCTCTTCCCGGTCATCAACGTCACCCACGTACTGGTCCTCGGTGCGGTCGTGGTGCTCGGTGGGGCCTTCGTGCTGCGCGGCTGGCTCACCCCGGGGCAGTTGACGACCGGCGCGCTGCTGGCCCAGATGCTGACCGAACCAGTCAACCTCGTGCTGCGCTGGTACGACGAACTCCAGGTGGCCCAGGTGTCGATCGCCCGGCTCGTCGGCGTCCGGGAGATCGAACCGGAGGCGGCCGACGCCTCGGCGGCGCCCGACGGCCGGGAGGTGCGCGCCGAGGACGTCACCTTCGGCTACCGCGCCGGCGTCGACGTGCTGCGCGAGGTGTCCCTGCGCGTCCGGCCGGGCAGCAGGGTGGCGCTGGTCGGCCCGTCGGGCGCCGGAAAGTCCACCCTGGGCCGGCTGTTGGCCGGCATCTACGGGCCGCGGGCCGGCTCGGTGTCTTTGGGCGGCACGGAGCTGTCCACGATGCCGACCGAGCGCGTCCGGGAACACGTCGCCCTGGTCAACCAGGAGCACCACGTCTTCGTCGGGACGCTCCGGGACAACCTGCTGCTGGCCCGCACGGACGCGGCCGACGCCGAACTCTGGGCGGCGCTGGGCGCGGTGGACGCGGACGCCTGGGCCGGCGCGCTGCCCGGCGGCCTGGACGCCGAGGTGGGCTCCGGCGGCGCGGCACTGACCCCGGCCCAGGCCCAACAGATCGCGCTGGCCCGCCTGGTGCTGGCCGACCCGCACACCCTGGTCCTGGACGAGGCGACGTCGCTGCTGGACCCGCGGGCCGCCCGCCAGTTGGAGCGGTCCCTGGGCAAGGTCCTCGACGGACGCACGGTGGTGGCCATCGCCCACCGGCTGCACACCGCACACGACGCCGATGTCATCGCGGTCGTCGAGGACGGCCGGATCAGCGAACTGGGCAGCCACCGCGAACTGGTCGCGGCCGGCGGCGCATACGCGGCGCTGTGGAGCTCCTGGCACGGCTGA
- a CDS encoding DUF6397 family protein, with amino-acid sequence MTVTVMCDGQQTLSTGRAAQELQLRTGEFELAIQLGEVRTVPAGFDGRQGSGGPPGRRRVPAEEVARLQIEPGFPEALRSRLRTVTTHEAAALMGVGPGRALRLTRAGCVGPVRFYVNRFGAVVWLYLAAEIAEFADREPELLRGNTPIAMRVMLTSGQDWRARQWRSRRVAQLMGRTDDPWESAAVIAAVLPPEELASVAEDALERAVLRRLRPALASAITATPAARESFERVLVAEEFDEVLWYRVNLSRALETARREDPGRARPAAAQRTGRPPSLRNAPTWPAGARNLTVRG; translated from the coding sequence ATGACGGTGACAGTGATGTGCGACGGGCAGCAGACGCTCTCGACGGGGCGCGCCGCCCAGGAACTCCAGTTGCGGACCGGCGAGTTCGAGCTCGCCATCCAGCTCGGGGAGGTCCGTACGGTCCCGGCCGGGTTCGACGGCCGGCAGGGAAGCGGGGGGCCGCCCGGCCGGCGCCGGGTGCCGGCGGAGGAGGTCGCCCGCCTCCAGATCGAGCCGGGCTTTCCCGAGGCGCTCCGCAGTCGCCTCCGTACGGTCACCACCCATGAGGCGGCCGCACTGATGGGCGTCGGCCCCGGCCGGGCGCTGCGGCTCACCCGCGCCGGCTGCGTGGGCCCGGTCCGCTTCTATGTGAACCGCTTCGGTGCCGTGGTCTGGCTCTATCTCGCCGCGGAGATCGCGGAGTTCGCCGACCGGGAGCCGGAGCTGCTGCGGGGCAACACCCCGATCGCGATGCGGGTGATGCTCACCAGCGGGCAGGACTGGCGGGCCCGTCAGTGGCGCAGCCGCCGGGTCGCCCAACTCATGGGCCGGACCGACGATCCATGGGAGTCGGCGGCGGTGATCGCCGCCGTCCTGCCGCCGGAGGAACTGGCGTCGGTGGCCGAGGACGCGCTGGAGCGCGCCGTGCTCCGCCGGCTCCGGCCCGCCCTCGCCTCCGCGATCACGGCCACCCCGGCGGCCCGGGAGTCCTTCGAACGGGTCCTGGTGGCGGAGGAGTTCGACGAGGTGCTGTGGTACCGCGTCAATCTCTCCCGCGCCCTGGAAACCGCCCGCCGGGAGGACCCGGGCCGGGCCCGCCCCGCGGCCGCCCAGCGCACCGGCCGGCCACCGAGCCTGCGGAACGCCCCCACGTGGCCGGCCGGCGCCAGAAACCTCACCGTGCGGGGCTAG